Proteins from a single region of Sandaracinaceae bacterium:
- a CDS encoding response regulator transcription factor, whose translation MTAAFPQTVLLVEDDPALALGLCDSLEFEGFSVLHAKRGSEAIATAKAERPDCILLDVMLPDMNGYQVCEAVRAWDANVPILMLTARSQEADKIRGLDAGADDYVTKPFSVSELMARVRALLRRAKRTTLAPADEFPVGECWVDPASQELRLPDGAVEQLSFFEVQLLAMLHAHGGQPVSRDDILEKVWGSTGNTRTVDNFIVKLRKKVEPQPDKPRYILTVYGVGYRLAVAKEEVG comes from the coding sequence GTGACCGCTGCCTTTCCACAGACCGTCCTCTTGGTAGAAGACGATCCCGCCTTGGCGCTGGGCCTGTGCGACAGCCTCGAGTTCGAGGGCTTCTCGGTGCTACACGCCAAGCGTGGCAGCGAGGCCATCGCCACAGCCAAGGCGGAGCGGCCAGACTGCATCCTGTTGGACGTCATGCTCCCGGACATGAACGGCTACCAGGTGTGCGAGGCCGTGCGCGCGTGGGACGCCAACGTGCCCATCCTGATGCTCACCGCCCGCAGCCAGGAAGCGGACAAGATCCGCGGGCTCGACGCCGGTGCGGACGACTACGTCACCAAGCCGTTCAGCGTGAGCGAGCTGATGGCGCGCGTGCGAGCGCTGCTGCGGCGCGCCAAGCGCACCACGCTGGCCCCCGCCGACGAGTTTCCCGTGGGCGAGTGCTGGGTGGACCCGGCCAGCCAGGAGCTGCGCCTACCGGATGGGGCCGTGGAGCAGCTCTCGTTCTTCGAGGTCCAGCTGCTGGCCATGCTGCACGCGCACGGAGGGCAGCCCGTGTCGCGTGACGACATCCTCGAGAAGGTCTGGGGCAGCACGGGCAACACGCGCACCGTGGACAATTTCATCGTGAAGCTGCGCAAGAAGGTCGAGCCGCAGCCGGACAAGCCGCGCTACATCCTCACGGTGTACGGCGTGGGCTACCGCCTGGCGGTCGCCAAGGAAGAGGTGGGCTGA
- a CDS encoding serine/threonine protein kinase, with protein MTTAHSSSGTNEYAAGALLGGRYRLGAPLGEGGMGVVLAAVDERLGREVAVKVLEGRLSSTEDQTRFHREARLLARLSHPNIVGVYDVVLDAQRPYLVMERLLGDDVLTRAERVQSRVELAVQVGRQVASALGVMHRAGIVHRDLKPENVLCIGEGAHLTAKLIDFGIAIDDGPGPRVTSHNAIMGTPAYLAPERLRGQVSPAADIFGLGVLLYEVLTGALPFDGDTVAEVLYQVTSATPLPVSHRALARHADERGAASPLFQLVDRMIARDPLDRPSLADVGAILAGVEEQLSRVVEVQAVAVIGGGNDERIRALTALVTSTGGTLERDARGLAWLRFGTTRDALPALRHAAEHDLRAALHTGPVAPGGANLSAADDVAGWLLRYAVPGEVLLSEAARDELGPAGRADCRLHGGYDDGAGQVAQVYTLVGTGDVRSATATGRGELVHGAVRCACGACQALPQGGAPRGGRVVCSRCSYPIVVDARAITESIGDCPGGACRPLAPPPTVDIEHPLLDELANL; from the coding sequence GTGACCACGGCGCACAGCTCCTCCGGTACCAACGAATACGCAGCAGGCGCGCTCCTTGGTGGGCGCTACCGACTGGGCGCCCCCCTCGGCGAAGGAGGCATGGGTGTGGTGCTGGCCGCCGTCGACGAGCGGCTCGGACGCGAGGTCGCGGTGAAGGTGCTCGAAGGCCGACTGTCCAGCACCGAGGACCAGACGCGCTTCCACCGTGAGGCTCGTCTGCTCGCGCGCCTCAGTCACCCGAACATCGTGGGCGTGTACGACGTGGTGCTCGACGCGCAGCGCCCGTACCTGGTGATGGAGCGCCTCCTCGGAGACGACGTGCTGACGCGCGCCGAGCGGGTCCAGTCACGTGTGGAGCTCGCCGTGCAAGTCGGCCGGCAGGTCGCCAGCGCGCTCGGCGTCATGCATCGCGCCGGTATCGTGCACCGCGACCTCAAGCCCGAGAACGTCCTGTGCATCGGTGAGGGCGCACATCTCACCGCCAAGCTGATCGACTTCGGGATCGCCATCGACGACGGCCCCGGACCACGCGTCACGTCGCACAACGCCATCATGGGGACCCCCGCGTACCTCGCGCCCGAGCGCCTTCGCGGGCAAGTCTCGCCTGCGGCGGACATCTTCGGGCTGGGCGTGCTGCTCTACGAGGTGCTGACGGGAGCCCTGCCCTTCGACGGTGACACCGTGGCCGAGGTCCTCTACCAGGTCACCTCGGCCACGCCGCTGCCGGTGAGCCACCGTGCGCTCGCGAGACACGCGGACGAGCGCGGCGCAGCCTCTCCGCTGTTCCAGCTGGTGGACCGCATGATCGCGCGCGACCCGCTCGACCGTCCGTCGCTCGCAGACGTAGGCGCGATCTTGGCTGGCGTCGAGGAGCAGCTCTCGCGCGTGGTCGAGGTGCAGGCCGTGGCCGTGATCGGCGGTGGCAACGACGAACGCATCCGGGCGCTGACGGCGCTGGTGACGTCGACTGGGGGAACGCTGGAGCGCGATGCGCGCGGGCTCGCGTGGCTGCGCTTCGGGACCACGCGAGACGCTCTCCCGGCGCTGCGCCACGCCGCGGAGCACGACCTGCGCGCGGCGCTCCACACGGGCCCAGTCGCGCCCGGAGGAGCGAACCTCTCCGCGGCCGACGACGTCGCTGGCTGGCTGCTGCGCTACGCGGTTCCGGGCGAGGTGCTCTTGAGCGAGGCCGCGCGCGACGAGCTCGGTCCTGCCGGGCGCGCGGACTGCCGACTCCACGGAGGCTACGACGACGGCGCAGGGCAAGTGGCGCAGGTCTACACCCTGGTCGGGACCGGAGACGTGCGCTCTGCGACCGCAACAGGTCGCGGCGAGCTCGTCCACGGCGCCGTCCGTTGTGCGTGTGGCGCATGCCAAGCGCTACCTCAGGGCGGCGCGCCGCGAGGCGGCCGTGTGGTGTGCTCGCGCTGTTCGTACCCCATCGTCGTCGACGCGCGCGCCATCACCGAGTCCATTGGCGACTGCCCAGGAGGGGCTTGTCGTCCGCTCGCCCCACCCCCCACCGTGGACATCGAGCATCCCCTGCTCGACGAGCTCGCCAACCTCTGA
- the lon gene encoding endopeptidase La: MSDEDEMSSLSTPPEGPDVLFDDELPVLPIRNAVLFPGAVAPFDVGRPRSVALVEDIESADQPVIAIFAQRDPSTDDPVEGDLYPVGVAARVLKALKHSSGNYSLILQGLVRIRLEHVVEEEPYLKARISRLDEIPTDDVESEALAMSLRDIAKQVVQLMPELPREANSLLDSIQEPGQLADLVAANLDAPVEDKAQLLETVDAKERIRKVLRLLTRQLEILKMRERINSQIKEEMGKNQREYVLRQQLKAIKEELGEEDGDQGDLDVVEERIAKASLPSEADKVARKQLKRLRQMQVGSAEYTVVRTYIDWLLDIPWTRETTDNLDIAAVRKVLDEDHSGLDKVKKRIVEYLAVRKLKKDKKGPILCLIGPPGVGKTSLGRSVSRALGRKFHRISLGGVHDEAAIRGHRRTYVGALPGQIIQGMKKTGTINPIFMLDEIDKVGHDFRGDPAAALLEVLDPEQNDTFSDHYLEIPYDLSKVMFIATANVGDTIPAPLRDRMEIIEIPGYTRREKLDIAKVHLVPKQLEDHGIKPETLTISDAALEGIIDHHTREAGVRNLERQIASVIRGVAVKVAEGETGPWSMDDAESLRPYLGPARFTSEVAERTSETGVSTGLAWTAVGGEILFIEATRMHGQGKLQLTGQLGDVMKESAQAAMSYVRTRAEDFGIPKDFLEKSDLHIHIPAGGMPKDGPSAGVTMMTSLVSLLTGICVRHDVAMTGEITLRGRVLPVGGIKEKVLAAHRAGIKRVILPERNAADLEEVPEEIRETLEFIPVSTVDEVLANALENTDSLTLRLGDDKSASAGVQAQA; the protein is encoded by the coding sequence ATGTCTGATGAAGACGAGATGAGCTCCCTTTCGACCCCTCCCGAGGGGCCCGATGTCCTCTTCGACGACGAACTCCCCGTTCTGCCCATCCGCAACGCGGTGCTGTTCCCGGGGGCCGTCGCGCCGTTCGACGTGGGGCGTCCCCGCTCCGTCGCGCTCGTCGAAGACATCGAGAGCGCCGACCAACCCGTCATCGCCATCTTCGCCCAGCGCGACCCGTCCACGGACGATCCCGTCGAGGGTGATCTGTACCCCGTCGGCGTCGCGGCGCGCGTCCTCAAGGCGCTCAAGCACAGCTCGGGCAACTACAGCCTCATCCTGCAGGGCCTGGTGCGCATCCGCCTCGAACACGTGGTCGAAGAGGAGCCCTACCTGAAGGCGCGCATCTCGCGCCTGGACGAGATCCCCACGGACGACGTCGAGAGCGAGGCGCTGGCGATGAGCCTGCGCGACATCGCCAAGCAGGTGGTGCAGCTCATGCCCGAGCTGCCGCGCGAGGCCAACTCGCTGCTCGACAGCATCCAGGAGCCCGGTCAGCTGGCCGATCTGGTCGCGGCCAACCTGGACGCCCCAGTGGAGGACAAGGCGCAGCTGCTCGAGACGGTGGACGCCAAGGAGCGCATCCGCAAGGTGCTGCGCCTGCTCACGCGTCAGCTGGAGATCCTCAAGATGCGCGAGCGGATCAACTCGCAGATCAAAGAGGAGATGGGCAAGAACCAGCGCGAGTACGTGCTCCGCCAGCAGCTCAAGGCCATCAAGGAGGAGCTGGGTGAGGAAGACGGTGACCAGGGCGACCTGGACGTCGTCGAGGAGCGCATCGCCAAGGCCAGCCTGCCCAGCGAGGCGGACAAGGTCGCGCGCAAGCAGCTCAAGCGCCTGCGCCAGATGCAGGTGGGCAGCGCCGAGTACACGGTCGTGCGCACCTACATCGACTGGCTGCTGGACATCCCGTGGACACGCGAGACCACGGACAACCTCGACATCGCGGCCGTCCGCAAGGTGTTGGACGAGGACCACTCGGGCCTCGACAAGGTCAAGAAGCGCATCGTCGAGTACCTGGCCGTTCGCAAGCTGAAGAAGGACAAGAAGGGGCCCATCCTGTGCCTCATCGGTCCCCCCGGTGTCGGCAAGACCTCGTTGGGCCGCTCGGTGTCGCGCGCGCTGGGGCGCAAGTTCCACCGCATCAGCCTCGGTGGCGTGCACGACGAGGCCGCCATCCGTGGTCACCGTCGCACCTACGTGGGCGCGCTCCCAGGTCAGATCATCCAGGGCATGAAGAAGACCGGGACCATCAACCCCATCTTCATGCTCGACGAGATCGACAAGGTCGGGCACGACTTCCGTGGCGACCCGGCGGCCGCCTTGCTCGAGGTGCTGGACCCGGAGCAGAACGACACGTTCAGCGATCACTACCTGGAGATCCCCTACGACCTCTCCAAGGTGATGTTCATCGCGACGGCCAACGTGGGCGACACCATCCCGGCGCCGCTCCGCGACCGCATGGAGATCATCGAGATCCCCGGCTACACGCGGCGCGAGAAGCTGGACATCGCGAAGGTGCACCTGGTGCCGAAGCAGCTCGAGGATCACGGCATCAAGCCCGAGACCCTGACCATCTCGGACGCGGCCCTCGAGGGCATCATCGACCACCACACGCGTGAGGCCGGGGTGCGCAACCTCGAGCGTCAGATCGCGAGCGTCATCCGTGGTGTGGCGGTGAAGGTGGCCGAGGGCGAGACGGGTCCGTGGTCCATGGACGACGCCGAGTCGCTGCGCCCGTACCTGGGCCCCGCCCGCTTCACCTCCGAGGTGGCCGAGCGCACCAGCGAGACGGGTGTTTCGACGGGCCTGGCGTGGACGGCGGTGGGGGGCGAGATCCTCTTCATCGAGGCCACGCGCATGCACGGGCAGGGCAAGCTGCAGCTGACGGGTCAGCTGGGCGACGTCATGAAGGAGTCCGCCCAGGCGGCCATGAGCTACGTGCGCACGCGGGCCGAGGACTTCGGCATCCCGAAGGACTTCCTCGAGAAGAGCGACCTACACATCCACATCCCCGCGGGCGGCATGCCCAAGGACGGCCCCAGCGCCGGCGTCACGATGATGACGTCGCTGGTGTCGCTGCTGACGGGCATCTGCGTGCGCCACGACGTGGCCATGACGGGCGAGATTACGCTGCGTGGTCGCGTGCTCCCGGTCGGCGGCATCAAGGAGAAGGTGCTGGCGGCCCACCGCGCGGGGATCAAGCGCGTCATCTTGCCGGAGCGCAACGCCGCGGATCTCGAAGAGGTACCCGAAGAGATCCGGGAAACCCTCGAGTTCATCCCCGTCTCGACCGTGGACGAGGTGCTCGCCAACGCCCTCGAGAACACGGACTCGCTCACGCTGCGGCTCGGCGACGACAAGTCGGCGAGCGCTGGCGTCCAGGCGCAGGCCTGA
- a CDS encoding glycosyltransferase family 39 protein — protein sequence MRPSDDDIPLELAPDPGGDALAADAEDARARWQGGDRAAARQPLDRPAPTYRPPRRERPWLPTLGIALAALLGGGARLATADWGLPYALHVDEKGFVVHEALAAEYRGLRGGDYRPHNTSYGPLVFEVVIATKWALFGGPNQARALAERYPDEWAYITGALQAYTSPTSVALPDLLFALRALAALFGALTIWWLGLAAQQLETPRAGVIAASLAAASVGLFQASHFYTPESLLMPALAWFLFACAKLATEPPRAGNVLRAGLAVACIAGSKGPGLLCLVALPAALASHAQGLGARPSAFRRLTATLRASFSLPMGLSVVVAALAFAAMNPWLVSGDPGEYFRGIAPNRSGSALLALQFSEREFGFYDWRFVYNDGLPFWTQLRTLLPYALGGPACVAAYLSIARGLRRGSALDRIVLWSALPPLLLVGGFAVATQRYVLPSVPGLVLGAASLLAHPPFPTRPGDPATAGGATSRARRAKWFGLCAAFVAACVVAFTCARGVAYASMFRELDPRVLAGRYLAEHAQPGDRVLLEPEGSYSAVLNDDYDLVGRVPEGEHRDLVRPRYLEAAVTGMPRLQVRRLFVGRPNDAALPGHLTRSLARARFVVVGDWYHRRARHPGAAARAPIQRAFYEDLFAGRSGFQVAASFPRAPRFPDVDWGYVWDEHDEEALAVCFDHMPITVFERAPADAAAVTPNGD from the coding sequence GTGCGGCCCAGCGACGACGACATCCCTCTCGAGCTCGCCCCGGACCCAGGCGGAGACGCGCTGGCTGCGGACGCCGAGGACGCGCGCGCGCGCTGGCAGGGAGGCGACCGGGCTGCGGCGCGGCAGCCTCTCGATCGGCCCGCGCCGACGTATCGCCCGCCACGTCGCGAGCGGCCGTGGCTGCCGACCCTCGGGATCGCGCTCGCTGCGCTGCTGGGCGGTGGCGCGCGCCTCGCCACCGCAGACTGGGGGCTGCCCTACGCGCTGCACGTGGACGAGAAGGGGTTCGTCGTGCACGAGGCGCTGGCGGCCGAGTACCGCGGCCTCCGGGGGGGGGACTACCGGCCACACAACACGTCGTACGGCCCGTTGGTGTTCGAAGTCGTGATCGCGACCAAGTGGGCGCTGTTCGGAGGCCCGAACCAGGCGCGCGCGCTGGCCGAGCGCTACCCAGACGAGTGGGCCTACATCACGGGGGCGTTGCAGGCCTACACCTCGCCCACCAGCGTCGCGCTCCCCGACCTGCTCTTCGCGCTGCGAGCGCTCGCGGCGTTGTTCGGCGCCTTGACCATCTGGTGGCTGGGGCTGGCAGCCCAGCAGCTGGAGACTCCGCGCGCCGGGGTGATCGCCGCGTCCCTCGCTGCGGCCTCGGTAGGCCTCTTTCAGGCTAGCCACTTCTACACGCCCGAGTCGTTGCTGATGCCCGCGCTCGCGTGGTTCCTCTTTGCCTGCGCAAAGCTGGCGACCGAGCCACCCCGCGCGGGCAACGTCCTACGGGCCGGCTTGGCAGTGGCTTGCATCGCCGGTAGCAAGGGACCGGGGCTGCTGTGCTTGGTCGCGCTGCCCGCTGCCCTCGCCAGCCACGCGCAGGGGCTCGGCGCGCGGCCATCGGCGTTTCGCCGTCTGACAGCCACGCTGCGCGCTTCGTTCAGCTTGCCCATGGGTCTCAGCGTGGTGGTCGCCGCGCTCGCGTTTGCCGCCATGAACCCGTGGCTGGTCTCGGGCGATCCGGGAGAGTACTTCAGAGGCATCGCGCCCAACCGCTCTGGTTCGGCGCTGTTGGCGCTGCAGTTCAGCGAGCGTGAGTTCGGGTTCTACGACTGGCGCTTCGTCTACAACGACGGGCTGCCGTTTTGGACCCAGCTGCGGACGCTCCTGCCGTACGCGTTGGGTGGGCCCGCCTGCGTCGCGGCCTATCTGTCCATTGCCCGCGGTCTCCGGCGTGGCTCCGCCCTCGACCGCATCGTTCTCTGGTCGGCGCTGCCGCCGCTCCTGCTCGTCGGGGGCTTCGCCGTGGCCACGCAGCGCTATGTCCTGCCCAGCGTTCCCGGGTTGGTGCTGGGTGCGGCCAGCCTGCTCGCGCATCCGCCGTTTCCCACGCGGCCGGGCGACCCCGCGACCGCTGGGGGCGCCACCTCCCGAGCGCGCCGGGCCAAGTGGTTCGGCCTGTGCGCGGCCTTCGTGGCGGCCTGCGTCGTGGCGTTCACCTGCGCACGAGGCGTCGCGTACGCCAGCATGTTCCGCGAGCTCGATCCGCGGGTCCTGGCCGGGCGCTACCTCGCGGAGCACGCGCAGCCCGGTGATCGCGTCCTTCTGGAGCCCGAGGGGTCCTACAGCGCCGTGCTCAACGACGACTACGACCTGGTGGGTCGCGTGCCCGAGGGCGAGCACCGCGACCTGGTGCGCCCACGCTATCTGGAGGCTGCGGTCACCGGAATGCCGCGCCTCCAGGTCCGTCGGCTCTTCGTGGGGCGACCCAACGACGCTGCGCTACCGGGGCACCTGACACGCTCCCTCGCCCGCGCGCGCTTCGTGGTCGTGGGCGACTGGTACCACCGGCGAGCGCGGCACCCCGGCGCCGCTGCGCGCGCGCCCATCCAGAGGGCATTCTACGAGGACCTGTTCGCGGGCCGCTCCGGGTTCCAGGTGGCGGCCAGCTTCCCGCGCGCGCCGCGCTTCCCCGACGTGGACTGGGGCTACGTGTGGGACGAACACGACGAGGAGGCGCTGGCCGTGTGCTTCGACCACATGCCCATCACGGTGTTCGAGCGCGCGCCAGCGGACGCCGCCGCCGTGACCCCGAACGGGGATTGA
- a CDS encoding sulfatase-like hydrolase/transferase, which yields MSDEDRTTEGPPTTQGALGQDVPAEDAPVTAPAPAARRPTPPAGPFGSLARHVAVGASVAAVLAATDVSVGAARANAVGLSWTDRLVALANTASMLAPAGVLSGVSVALLLLVAAQTPWFEGWRRTPHGPKALFRPNPEAFASALGICVAVFGYATATSRAMRHFATRYHDPQLASWAMSAFSLALVVSVVFLAATVRVIALPIARRLPRVASLGLLALFVLAGASAALLGLVARAPMLLRAYDPVMLAYAPGVCLLYGLLALVFGRYFAERPTRRLALFLLGLSIAGLTWTGATYGDRNRVRAAVEHESVIGRPLLRVYLALTDRDGDGHAFAFGGGDCDDGDPDVHPGALDNPGDGIDADCFDGDGSREVADFGTGHYAPRPSHIVRPNILLISVDALRPDHLGCYGYERPTSPNIDEFCAQAVRFDRVIAQSSRSIRSIPAVFTGRYPSQVAYGSEYLWPSLRRENQTFSEALRARGYRTVVTMGTDYFTRVDGFFQGFEEANQIPVYRPARARPVDESIRQLDTLIESNRPWLLWTHLFNVHERYLWDRTPSRFGRELVDEYDTEIVLADEQVGRLLAHLSERGAADNTVVVFMSDHGEAFSEHGHTGHSQALYNEEVYATLMIRAPSVAPRVVEGPVALFDVMPTILNLAGVPLPEPVPARSLVGPMTGAPLDPERLIFTELMPDGLYPYDQKAIYRGNQKLIYWTREGTYQLFDLATDPHEQHDLSDERRDEARELLGLLRAWIAQTHLPQNRTEDIVTEARLAAEPANMTARLDAQFPGMFTLLGYDLPETTFRPGERIAVDFFYRVDASITKDLFFYVNIEGPAGYPVPPHFHAHHYPIHGRYRTTDWRPGEILRDSVQMVIPRDIRHPVELRVTLTVLDAQFPVEYRTPTGAGVTIEVGRVQIR from the coding sequence GTGAGCGACGAAGACCGCACGACCGAGGGCCCCCCCACGACCCAGGGCGCGCTGGGCCAGGACGTGCCTGCCGAGGACGCGCCGGTCACAGCGCCGGCTCCCGCGGCGCGGCGACCGACACCCCCGGCCGGACCGTTCGGGTCGCTCGCGCGCCACGTCGCCGTGGGAGCTTCCGTCGCGGCCGTGCTCGCCGCGACGGATGTCAGCGTGGGCGCGGCGCGCGCGAACGCGGTCGGGCTCTCTTGGACCGACCGCCTCGTCGCGCTGGCGAACACCGCGTCGATGTTGGCGCCGGCAGGGGTGCTCAGCGGCGTGAGCGTTGCGCTGCTGTTGCTCGTCGCAGCGCAGACGCCATGGTTCGAGGGGTGGCGTCGCACCCCACATGGGCCGAAGGCGCTCTTCCGGCCCAACCCAGAGGCCTTCGCTTCGGCGCTGGGCATCTGTGTCGCCGTGTTCGGGTACGCCACGGCCACCTCCCGCGCGATGCGACACTTTGCGACTCGCTACCACGACCCGCAGCTCGCCTCGTGGGCGATGAGCGCCTTCTCGCTCGCGCTCGTCGTGAGCGTGGTGTTCCTCGCGGCTACCGTGCGGGTGATCGCGCTCCCCATCGCGCGGCGTCTCCCACGTGTCGCGTCACTCGGTCTGTTGGCCCTGTTCGTCCTCGCGGGGGCTAGCGCCGCGCTGCTCGGGCTCGTCGCCCGAGCGCCCATGCTCCTTCGAGCGTACGACCCCGTGATGCTCGCCTACGCGCCCGGGGTGTGCCTGCTCTACGGGCTGCTGGCGCTCGTCTTCGGCAGGTATTTCGCGGAGCGTCCCACCCGCCGCCTGGCCCTCTTCCTGCTCGGTCTGTCCATCGCGGGTCTCACGTGGACCGGTGCCACCTACGGCGACCGCAACCGTGTGCGCGCGGCGGTGGAGCACGAGAGCGTCATCGGTCGTCCACTGCTGCGCGTGTACCTGGCGCTCACGGACCGCGACGGGGACGGTCACGCCTTCGCGTTCGGCGGTGGCGACTGCGACGACGGAGACCCAGACGTCCACCCGGGGGCGCTGGACAACCCCGGCGACGGGATCGACGCAGACTGCTTCGACGGGGACGGTTCGCGCGAAGTGGCCGACTTCGGGACCGGGCACTACGCGCCGCGGCCCAGCCACATCGTGCGCCCCAACATCCTGCTCATCTCCGTGGATGCACTGCGTCCGGACCACCTGGGCTGCTACGGCTACGAGCGACCGACCTCTCCGAACATCGACGAGTTCTGCGCGCAGGCCGTCCGCTTCGATCGCGTCATCGCGCAGTCGAGCCGGTCGATTCGCTCCATCCCGGCGGTGTTCACCGGGCGCTACCCCTCGCAGGTCGCGTACGGGAGCGAGTACCTGTGGCCTTCGCTGCGGCGCGAGAACCAGACCTTCTCCGAAGCGTTGCGGGCGCGCGGCTATCGCACCGTGGTCACCATGGGCACCGACTACTTCACGCGCGTGGACGGGTTCTTCCAGGGGTTCGAGGAGGCCAATCAGATCCCCGTCTACCGTCCGGCCCGCGCGCGCCCCGTGGACGAGTCGATTCGACAGCTCGACACGCTCATCGAGAGCAATCGACCGTGGCTGCTGTGGACGCATCTCTTCAACGTCCACGAGCGCTACCTCTGGGACCGCACGCCGAGCCGCTTCGGTCGTGAGCTCGTGGACGAGTACGACACCGAGATCGTCCTCGCCGACGAGCAAGTGGGACGCTTGCTCGCGCACCTGAGCGAGCGCGGAGCTGCAGACAACACCGTGGTCGTGTTCATGTCCGACCACGGAGAGGCGTTCTCCGAGCACGGGCACACGGGGCACAGCCAGGCCCTCTACAACGAAGAGGTCTACGCCACGCTGATGATCCGCGCGCCGAGCGTCGCGCCGCGGGTGGTGGAGGGTCCCGTGGCGTTGTTCGACGTCATGCCCACCATCCTGAACCTCGCGGGCGTGCCGTTGCCCGAGCCCGTGCCCGCGCGGAGCTTGGTGGGTCCCATGACCGGAGCGCCCCTCGACCCGGAGCGGCTGATCTTCACGGAGCTGATGCCGGACGGTCTCTACCCCTATGACCAGAAGGCCATTTATCGAGGGAACCAGAAGCTCATCTACTGGACACGAGAGGGGACGTACCAGCTGTTCGACCTCGCCACCGACCCCCACGAACAGCACGATCTGTCGGACGAGCGGCGCGACGAGGCCCGAGAGCTGCTGGGGCTGCTGCGGGCCTGGATCGCGCAGACGCACCTCCCACAGAACCGCACCGAAGACATCGTTACGGAAGCGCGCCTCGCGGCGGAGCCCGCGAACATGACGGCACGTCTGGACGCCCAGTTCCCGGGGATGTTCACGCTGCTGGGGTACGATCTACCGGAGACGACCTTTCGTCCGGGGGAGCGCATCGCGGTCGATTTCTTCTATCGCGTGGACGCCTCCATCACGAAGGATCTGTTCTTCTACGTGAACATCGAGGGGCCCGCGGGCTACCCCGTGCCCCCGCACTTCCACGCGCACCACTACCCCATCCACGGGCGCTATCGGACGACCGATTGGAGACCCGGTGAGATCCTCCGCGACTCGGTGCAGATGGTGATCCCGCGCGACATCCGTCATCCAGTCGAGCTTCGCGTGACGCTGACCGTGCTCGACGCCCAGTTCCCGGTCGAGTACCGGACGCCGACGGGCGCTGGCGTGACCATCGAGGTGGGCCGCGTTCAGATTCGTTGA
- a CDS encoding NAD-dependent epimerase/dehydratase family protein gives MKTLLVTGAKGTVGSYVTGLAEASGYRVIATDMSRAGVRSPVRGEVRVADLRDPSALDALVKGCDAVIHTAAQLDAGADSAELSRTNTDAVASLYEAATRAGAKRFIQVSNATLYASRGATSLDEESEIAPRGPFGMSKRAAETFLLGQHGDGPSVTVLRAAPIYGRRGRHFAASLLAVGPLVRLASPVVPRFGGGPMGTMVHAEDVARAALHLLPREDAAGQVYNVSDGDEMTLGARLGITFDAYGLTTVSLGDAPEALYRFLGKLFQQPGAHQGADVAALAAWKAVVMRHGIKPALRPRLDVEHMTLLYEDLVVDGAKLAATGFTPRHASFETGWRDVLRWYQAEEWVPRYG, from the coding sequence ATGAAGACGCTCTTGGTGACTGGCGCGAAGGGGACGGTCGGCAGCTACGTGACGGGTCTGGCCGAGGCGTCGGGCTATCGGGTGATCGCGACCGACATGAGCCGCGCCGGCGTGCGCTCGCCCGTGCGCGGGGAGGTGCGCGTCGCGGATCTCCGTGACCCCAGCGCGTTGGACGCGTTGGTGAAAGGCTGCGATGCCGTCATCCACACGGCTGCTCAGCTGGACGCTGGCGCCGACTCGGCGGAGCTCTCGCGCACCAACACGGACGCGGTCGCGAGCTTGTACGAGGCCGCGACGCGGGCTGGCGCGAAGCGTTTCATCCAGGTCTCCAACGCCACGCTCTACGCTTCCCGGGGGGCGACGTCGCTCGACGAAGAGAGCGAGATCGCCCCCCGTGGTCCCTTCGGGATGAGCAAGCGCGCGGCGGAGACGTTTCTCTTGGGTCAGCACGGCGATGGACCGTCGGTGACCGTTCTGCGCGCGGCGCCCATCTACGGTCGTCGCGGCCGACACTTCGCGGCCAGCTTGCTGGCGGTAGGCCCGCTGGTGCGGTTGGCGTCGCCCGTGGTGCCCCGCTTCGGGGGTGGACCGATGGGCACCATGGTTCATGCCGAAGACGTCGCGCGCGCGGCGCTGCACCTCCTGCCGCGTGAGGACGCAGCCGGACAGGTCTACAACGTGAGCGATGGTGACGAGATGACACTTGGGGCGCGCCTGGGCATCACGTTCGACGCCTACGGGCTCACGACGGTCTCGCTCGGGGACGCGCCCGAGGCTTTGTATCGCTTTCTGGGCAAGCTCTTCCAACAGCCCGGCGCACATCAGGGTGCCGACGTCGCGGCCCTCGCCGCGTGGAAGGCCGTCGTCATGCGCCATGGCATCAAGCCTGCGCTGCGGCCGAGGCTCGACGTCGAGCACATGACGCTGCTCTACGAGGACCTGGTGGTGGACGGGGCGAAGCTCGCTGCCACGGGGTTCACGCCACGCCACGCCAGCTTCGAGACGGGCTGGCGGGACGTGCTGCGATGGTACCAAGCGGAAGAGTGGGTCCCGCGCTATGGCTGA